In a single window of the Methanolacinia paynteri genome:
- a CDS encoding ABC transporter ATP-binding protein, which yields MASVDIESLCRVFTKEGDESASVTALDNIDLHIEDKEFVCLVGPSGCGKTTLLRIIAGLDFPTSGTVAIDGKPVEGPGPERGMVFQEYSLFPWLRIADNIGFGLTMKGVSKAEKQERVEKYLDLVNLETFGRAYPHELSGGMRQRVAIARALANDPEVLLMDEPFGALDAQTRNMMQRELLEIWEKTQKTIVFVTHSVDEAVFLADRIIVLSPRPGRIREIIDVDLPRIRDRTDQKFANLRRHVLSLMEEEKI from the coding sequence ATGGCATCGGTTGACATCGAATCACTTTGCAGGGTCTTTACAAAAGAGGGCGATGAATCGGCGTCGGTCACGGCCCTCGACAATATCGATCTCCATATCGAGGACAAGGAGTTTGTCTGCCTTGTAGGACCTTCGGGCTGCGGCAAGACAACTCTGCTACGGATAATTGCAGGGCTTGACTTTCCCACTTCGGGCACCGTGGCAATCGACGGAAAACCTGTCGAAGGTCCGGGACCGGAGAGAGGTATGGTCTTTCAGGAGTATTCCCTCTTTCCGTGGCTTAGAATCGCGGACAACATCGGATTCGGCCTGACTATGAAGGGTGTTTCGAAGGCGGAGAAGCAGGAGAGGGTCGAGAAGTACCTTGATCTCGTCAATCTTGAGACATTCGGCCGGGCCTATCCCCACGAACTTTCCGGCGGAATGCGCCAGAGGGTTGCGATCGCGAGGGCGCTTGCAAACGACCCCGAGGTTCTGCTGATGGACGAGCCTTTCGGCGCTCTCGATGCGCAGACGAGGAATATGATGCAGAGGGAGCTTCTTGAGATCTGGGAGAAGACGCAGAAGACGATAGTATTTGTGACCCACAGTGTCGACGAGGCCGTCTTCCTTGCGGACAGGATCATCGTCCTCTCCCCCAGGCCGGGCAGGATCAGGGAGATAATCGACGTGGATCTGCCGAGAATCCGTGACAGAACGGACCAGAAATTCGCGAATCTCAGGCGTCATGTCCTCTCGCTTATGGAAGAAGAAAAGATCTGA